The stretch of DNA CCAATGCCAGAATGGTACTGTTCAAAAAATAGCGGCCCATATTTAGCTCGTGAAAAAGGATGGCATATTGCTGAAAGGAGATGTGCGTCGGAACAAAGTGAGGGGGGAAAAGCGTTGCCTCACCATTTTTCATGAAAGACGCACTCAACATCCATAAAAACGGTATTAATGTGAAAGCCGCCGCAACAAACAGACATAAATGAAGTAAAAGAGATTTTGCTGTGTTCCGTATCATTTATCCCCATGCTTCCCGTCGTTTTCCCAAATACAATTGCAACACGGCCGCAAGAAAAACCACACTAAACAGAACAAAAGCAATCGAAGCGGAATACCCCATCTTCCACCACCGAAATCCCTGATCGTACAGATAAAGCACCACACTCAATGTCGCATTCAGGGGCCCTCCTTGAGTCATGATGTAGGGCTCTGCAAAAAACTGAAGGTAGCCAACGACCGTCATAATTGTCACCAGCAGAGTGGTAGGTGCCAATAGGGGAACCGTGACATGCCATTGCTGACGCCACCAGTTCGCTCCGTCCAAACTGGACGCCTCATAAAGTTCTCCCGGAATGGTTTGCAAACCGGCAATGTAAATCATCATAAAATAGCCGAAATTTTTCCAGGTGGCCAACAGAATGAGGGCCGGCATGGCCCAATGAGGATTCCCCAGCCAGTCGATGGGCCCACAATGGAATAAGGCCAAAATGTAATTGAGAAGCCCAAATCGTGGATGGTAGAGATATCGCCAGACAACAGCAATCGCCACCAAATTCGTGATCACCGGCAAAAAGAACGCCAGCCGAAAAAAACTTTTGAATCGAAGTAAAGATGACTGCAGGGCCATTGCCGTAAAGAGAG from Calditrichota bacterium encodes:
- a CDS encoding sugar ABC transporter permease, which produces MKKTYQIAYIFLAPALLTLTVFFFLPVLAALGMSFTDFDIYSIGNLARTRFVFLQNYQHLLHDPLFWKSLLNTAYFVLVAGPLTIFVSLFTAMALQSSLLRFKSFFRLAFFLPVITNLVAIAVVWRYLYHPRFGLLNYILALFHCGPIDWLGNPHWAMPALILLATWKNFGYFMMIYIAGLQTIPGELYEASSLDGANWWRQQWHVTVPLLAPTTLLVTIMTVVGYLQFFAEPYIMTQGGPLNATLSVVLYLYDQGFRWWKMGYSASIAFVLFSVVFLAAVLQLYLGKRREAWG